One Bifidobacterium angulatum DSM 20098 = JCM 7096 DNA window includes the following coding sequences:
- a CDS encoding variant leucine-rich repeat-containing protein: MTIAKKGSQTAKKQRLRLLRQANRLKQLGAYDSKHSTQVGKPTGELEPPAPPLALTPALAADPETAIEVLWRIARDEPELRRWLVINPKADASLLEYVSQAGGPGVKQALNVLFDSLDALESERAGPAAGSASGPTVSGAAA, from the coding sequence GTGACGATTGCAAAAAAGGGGAGTCAGACGGCAAAGAAGCAGCGCCTTCGCTTACTGCGCCAAGCGAACCGGCTGAAACAATTAGGCGCGTACGATTCCAAACACTCCACACAGGTAGGCAAACCGACCGGCGAATTGGAACCGCCGGCACCGCCGTTGGCATTGACGCCGGCGCTCGCGGCCGATCCGGAAACGGCGATCGAAGTGTTGTGGCGTATTGCGCGTGACGAACCGGAATTGCGCCGGTGGCTGGTCATCAACCCCAAAGCGGACGCAAGCTTGCTGGAATACGTGTCTCAGGCCGGCGGCCCCGGTGTGAAACAGGCGCTGAACGTGTTGTTCGACTCCCTGGACGCGTTGGAATCGGAACGCGCTGGGCCTGCTGCTGG